Proteins co-encoded in one Coregonus clupeaformis isolate EN_2021a chromosome 17, ASM2061545v1, whole genome shotgun sequence genomic window:
- the LOC121586856 gene encoding homeobox-containing protein 1-like isoform X1: MRQWCLPAAAPRTEPMPTGRLSPPLSDVRMECCEVEPRYTIEQIDLLQRLRLSGMTKPQIVQALGSLERLDPDHRPPYCNDTATANPTTNTTPTTASAPAPPSSSSSSSSSSSSLSLASATTQTPGLDGASLSPSNSYEASPPPQYPHGVGVQKSFSYDIMAEEDWDLEEKVEEYMRRDSNLVKEEIKTFLNNRRISQAIVGQVTGISQSYISQWLLQQGLEMSDSKRRAFYRWYLLERNNPGLRWSESQHGPAGLGTGLSGLGQGLGQNPGSGPARGGDRDRDVTGMVGNATTGATAAATAATTWGRQRELLMHLLPWYTAAAQQAQPGATLSMRSLVKEEPDWRTGVSPGERGGVVGGPLRLRRGSRFTWRKECQSIMESFFMENQYPDEAKREEIANACNSVVQKPGCKLSEFERVTALKVYNWFANRRKEMKRRANIEAAILESHGIEVPSPSCQSNGEELEPQDFAEQVNQRFIEQEEISSRKDLDLQDPSSLAAVEVLPPPSPAPQVLEQKADESKRETVDEE; this comes from the exons ATGCGACAGTGGTGCCTCCCGGCTGCGGCCCCGCGAACCGAACCGATGCCCACAGGGCGCCTCTCACCCCCGCTATCAG ATGTCAGGATGGAGTGTTGTGAGGTGGAGCCACGCTACACCATCGAGCAGATCGACCTCCTCCAGCGCCTCCGTCTCTCAGGGATGACCAAGCCACAGATCGTCCAGGCCTTGGGGTCCCTAGAGCGACTAGACCCCGACCACCGCCCCCCGTACTGCAACGACACCGCCACCGCCaaccccaccaccaacaccacccctACCACAGCCTCCGCCCCAgccccaccctcctcctcttcctcctcctcctcctcctcttcctccctctccttggCATCCGCCACAACGCAGACCCCCGGGCTGGACGGTGCCTCGCTGTCGCCTAGCAACAGCTACGAGGCCTCTCCCCCGCCGCAGTACCCGCATGGGGTTGGAGTTCAGAAGTCGTTTAGCTATGACATCATGGCGGAGGAGGACTGGGatctggaggagaaggtggaggagtacatgag GAGGGACAGTAACCTGGTGAAGGAGGAGATCAAAACTTTCCTCAACAACCGCAGGATCTCCCAGGCCATCGTGGGACAGGTCACAG gtatcagtcAGAGTTATATCTCCCAGTGGTTGCTGCAGCAGGGCTTGGAGATGAGTGACTCCAAACGCAGAGCCTTCTACCGCTGGTACCTGCTGGAGAGGAACAACCCAG GGCTGAGATGGAGTGAAAGCCAGCACGGCCCGGCGGGTCTGGGAACGGGGCTCAGTGGTCTCGGCCAGGGGCTGGGCCAGAACCCGGGCTCTGGACCCGCCaggggaggggacagagacagagacgtcACAGGGATGGTGGGAAATGCGACTACGGGCGCCACAGCCGCGGCCACGGCCGCCACCACctggggcagacagagagagctgCTGATGCACCTTCTCCCATGGTACACTGCTGCCGCACAGCAGGCCCAGCCAG GTGCTACCCTGTCGATGCGCTCCCTTGTGAAGGAGGAGCCTGATTGGAGGACGGGGGTCAGCCCCGGGGAGAGGGGCGGGGTGGTGGGCGGTCCTCTGAGGCTGCGGAGGGGAAGCAGATTCACTTGGAGGAAGGAGTGCCAGTCAATCATGGAGAG TTTCTTTATGGAGAACCAGTACCCTGATGAGGCGAAGAGAGAGGAGATCGCTAACGCCTGCAATTCAGTCGTCCAGAAACCTG GATGCAAGCTGTCTGAGTTTGAGCGTGTCACGGCTCTGAAGGTGTACAACTGGTTCGCCAACCGCCGGAAAGAGATGAAGAGACGGGCTAATATAG AGGCAGCCATCTTGGAGAGTCATGGTATCGAGGTTCCCAGCCCGAGCTGTCAATCCAACGGGGAGGAGCTGGAACCACAGGACTTTGCAGAGCAAGTGAATCAACGATTCATAGAGCAG GAAGAGATCTCTTCCAGGAAGGACCTTGATCTACAAGACCCCTCCTCATTGGCTGCCGTCGAGGTCCTTCCACCTCCAAGCCCCGCCCCTCAGGTTCTGGAACAGAAAGCTGACGAATCGAAAAGGGAGACGGTGGACGAGGAGTGA
- the LOC121586856 gene encoding homeobox-containing protein 1-like isoform X2, giving the protein MRQWCLPAAAPRTEPMPTGRLSPPLSDVRMECCEVEPRYTIEQIDLLQRLRLSGMTKPQIVQALGSLERLDPDHRPPYCNDTATANPTTNTTPTTASAPAPPSSSSSSSSSSSSLSLASATTQTPGLDGASLSPSNSYEASPPPQYPHGVGVQKSFSYDIMAEEDWDLEEKVEEYMRRDSNLVKEEIKTFLNNRRISQAIVGQVTGISQSYISQWLLQQGLEMSDSKRRAFYRWYLLERNNPGATLSMRSLVKEEPDWRTGVSPGERGGVVGGPLRLRRGSRFTWRKECQSIMESFFMENQYPDEAKREEIANACNSVVQKPGCKLSEFERVTALKVYNWFANRRKEMKRRANIEAAILESHGIEVPSPSCQSNGEELEPQDFAEQVNQRFIEQEEISSRKDLDLQDPSSLAAVEVLPPPSPAPQVLEQKADESKRETVDEE; this is encoded by the exons ATGCGACAGTGGTGCCTCCCGGCTGCGGCCCCGCGAACCGAACCGATGCCCACAGGGCGCCTCTCACCCCCGCTATCAG ATGTCAGGATGGAGTGTTGTGAGGTGGAGCCACGCTACACCATCGAGCAGATCGACCTCCTCCAGCGCCTCCGTCTCTCAGGGATGACCAAGCCACAGATCGTCCAGGCCTTGGGGTCCCTAGAGCGACTAGACCCCGACCACCGCCCCCCGTACTGCAACGACACCGCCACCGCCaaccccaccaccaacaccacccctACCACAGCCTCCGCCCCAgccccaccctcctcctcttcctcctcctcctcctcctcttcctccctctccttggCATCCGCCACAACGCAGACCCCCGGGCTGGACGGTGCCTCGCTGTCGCCTAGCAACAGCTACGAGGCCTCTCCCCCGCCGCAGTACCCGCATGGGGTTGGAGTTCAGAAGTCGTTTAGCTATGACATCATGGCGGAGGAGGACTGGGatctggaggagaaggtggaggagtacatgag GAGGGACAGTAACCTGGTGAAGGAGGAGATCAAAACTTTCCTCAACAACCGCAGGATCTCCCAGGCCATCGTGGGACAGGTCACAG gtatcagtcAGAGTTATATCTCCCAGTGGTTGCTGCAGCAGGGCTTGGAGATGAGTGACTCCAAACGCAGAGCCTTCTACCGCTGGTACCTGCTGGAGAGGAACAACCCAG GTGCTACCCTGTCGATGCGCTCCCTTGTGAAGGAGGAGCCTGATTGGAGGACGGGGGTCAGCCCCGGGGAGAGGGGCGGGGTGGTGGGCGGTCCTCTGAGGCTGCGGAGGGGAAGCAGATTCACTTGGAGGAAGGAGTGCCAGTCAATCATGGAGAG TTTCTTTATGGAGAACCAGTACCCTGATGAGGCGAAGAGAGAGGAGATCGCTAACGCCTGCAATTCAGTCGTCCAGAAACCTG GATGCAAGCTGTCTGAGTTTGAGCGTGTCACGGCTCTGAAGGTGTACAACTGGTTCGCCAACCGCCGGAAAGAGATGAAGAGACGGGCTAATATAG AGGCAGCCATCTTGGAGAGTCATGGTATCGAGGTTCCCAGCCCGAGCTGTCAATCCAACGGGGAGGAGCTGGAACCACAGGACTTTGCAGAGCAAGTGAATCAACGATTCATAGAGCAG GAAGAGATCTCTTCCAGGAAGGACCTTGATCTACAAGACCCCTCCTCATTGGCTGCCGTCGAGGTCCTTCCACCTCCAAGCCCCGCCCCTCAGGTTCTGGAACAGAAAGCTGACGAATCGAAAAGGGAGACGGTGGACGAGGAGTGA